Within Thermovirga sp., the genomic segment GACCGATTCCGCTACACAAACCTTAAGGCATGATCGGCAAAGGTTGAAAACCGGGGCGCCCTCCATGACAGTCGTCTCGAAGAGAAATTTTTTCCCGGCGAGGTTGGCCAGTTCCGA encodes:
- a CDS encoding homoserine dehydrogenase; this encodes SELANLAGKKFLFETTVMEGAPVFNLCRSCLKVCVAESVDGILNSTTNYILGRIEEGAECDQAAREAQEIGVA